The Geoglobus acetivorans genome window below encodes:
- a CDS encoding ATPase domain-containing protein, with product MLRRCPTGIPGFDELCEGGLVRDRSYLISGPSGTGKTIFAMQFLVNGAKEFNEPGIFIATEERPQNLRENFSVFGWDLEKLEDENMLAIIDAMSAKIGLPTDEKYIDVRPFDIRSLIDNIITIQDEIGALRAALDSTTALGFSIADPSKFRVELLKISTTLEVLGLTTVMTAEVIESGMISRFGVENFVTEGTIVLYYTRSENVRVRSLEIYKMRGTNHSQKIHPYDITSGDIVVHSKEELF from the coding sequence ATGCTGAGAAGATGCCCAACTGGCATACCTGGATTTGATGAACTGTGTGAGGGAGGCCTCGTAAGGGACAGAAGTTATCTGATTTCAGGGCCTTCAGGTACTGGAAAAACAATATTTGCAATGCAGTTTCTGGTTAATGGTGCAAAGGAGTTTAACGAGCCTGGAATTTTCATTGCCACTGAGGAAAGGCCCCAGAATCTGAGAGAGAACTTTTCAGTTTTTGGCTGGGACCTTGAAAAGCTGGAAGACGAGAACATGCTTGCTATAATCGATGCGATGTCAGCAAAAATTGGCCTGCCAACCGATGAGAAATACATTGATGTCAGGCCATTTGATATAAGGAGTCTTATTGATAACATAATCACGATTCAGGATGAAATCGGTGCTTTAAGAGCAGCTCTGGATTCAACAACGGCGCTCGGTTTTTCAATTGCAGATCCTTCCAAGTTCCGAGTGGAGTTGCTCAAGATTTCAACCACTCTGGAGGTTCTCGGCCTGACAACTGTGATGACTGCGGAGGTAATTGAGAGCGGAATGATTTCAAGGTTTGGAGTGGAGAACTTCGTTACAGAGGGCACAATAGTGCTTTATTATACGCGGAGCGAGAATGTTAGAGTCAGGAGCCTCGAAATTTACAAAATGAGGGGAACGAACCACAGCCAGAAGATACACCCGTACGATATCACTTCTGGCGACATCGTTGTTCATTCGAAGGAAGAGCTATTCTGA
- a CDS encoding 50S ribosomal protein L30, whose amino-acid sequence MLAVIRLRGQIDVHRKIKDTLRLLRLHKRYHCVIVPDTPSYRGMLQIVKDYVAYGEIDAETLALLLRNRGRLVGNRKLTDEYVKEKTGYESIEEFAKAVVEGKASLKDLPELKPVFRLHPPRGGLKSIKWHYGYGGDLGYHGEDISKLIYRMR is encoded by the coding sequence ATGCTGGCAGTAATCAGGCTCAGAGGTCAGATAGATGTTCATAGGAAAATTAAGGACACCCTCAGGCTGTTGAGACTTCATAAGAGGTACCACTGTGTCATTGTGCCGGACACTCCATCCTATCGTGGAATGCTTCAGATCGTGAAGGATTATGTGGCTTATGGTGAAATAGATGCAGAAACACTTGCATTGCTTTTGAGAAATAGAGGCAGGCTTGTTGGCAACAGAAAACTCACGGATGAATACGTTAAGGAGAAAACGGGATATGAGAGCATCGAAGAGTTTGCAAAGGCTGTCGTTGAGGGTAAAGCAAGTCTGAAGGACTTGCCAGAGCTTAAGCCTGTGTTCAGATTGCACCCTCCCAGGGGTGGACTGAAGAGCATCAAGTGGCATTACGGATATGGCGGAGATCTGGGATACCACGGTGAGGATATCTCCAAACTGATTTACAGGATGAGGTGA
- a CDS encoding uL15 family ribosomal protein — translation MPKKKVKKFRGSRTCGKGRENRNRGGGNRGGRGNAGALKHKYIKTVKLAKAGLYEIGKSGFTRPKVVRREYILQKELKERLMELKAVGAIDDYLYAYLKSRPDLNVGDLDAIADRLVENGLAEKDGDVYRINLADLGYYRLLGSGRVSKKLAISVEYATPKAIEKVESAGGKIETES, via the coding sequence ATGCCAAAAAAGAAGGTCAAGAAGTTTAGAGGGTCGAGAACGTGTGGCAAGGGCAGGGAGAACAGGAACAGGGGCGGAGGAAACAGAGGTGGAAGAGGTAACGCAGGCGCCTTGAAGCACAAGTATATAAAGACAGTCAAGCTCGCAAAGGCAGGCCTTTATGAAATTGGCAAAAGCGGGTTCACGAGACCAAAGGTCGTGAGAAGAGAGTACATCCTTCAGAAGGAGCTTAAGGAACGACTCATGGAACTCAAAGCAGTCGGCGCAATTGATGATTACCTTTATGCTTACCTGAAATCAAGGCCAGACCTGAACGTGGGAGACCTGGATGCAATCGCCGACAGACTTGTCGAAAATGGGCTGGCGGAGAAGGATGGTGACGTTTACAGGATCAATCTTGCAGATCTCGGGTACTACAGACTGCTCGGTTCGGGAAGAGTCAGTAAAAAGCTTGCAATATCTGTTGAGTATGCCACACCAAAGGCCATTGAGAAGGTTGAAAGCGCAGGAGGAAAGATTGAGACTGAGTCCTAA
- the cmk gene encoding (d)CMP kinase — MRITISGPPGSGTTTVARKLSEKLGYPVISAGEVFRKLARERGMSLEEFSKYAENNPDIDNLIDKRQREEALRYENVVVEGRLSGWMVPADLKVWIYCDKEIRIQRIARREKKPVEVVRNETEVREELEKRRYLKIYGIDIEDRSLYHIMINSARFTADQIAEMILRAVELIYDEKNGS; from the coding sequence ATGAGGATAACTATTTCAGGCCCTCCCGGAAGTGGAACGACCACCGTGGCAAGGAAGCTTTCAGAGAAACTCGGTTATCCTGTCATATCTGCCGGAGAGGTTTTCAGAAAACTTGCCAGAGAACGTGGGATGAGTCTTGAGGAATTCAGCAAATATGCTGAAAACAATCCTGATATCGACAATTTGATCGATAAACGTCAGAGAGAGGAAGCACTCAGGTATGAAAATGTGGTTGTGGAGGGAAGGCTGTCGGGCTGGATGGTGCCGGCTGATTTGAAAGTCTGGATTTACTGTGACAAGGAAATAAGGATTCAGAGGATCGCAAGGAGGGAGAAAAAGCCGGTAGAGGTTGTCAGGAATGAGACTGAGGTCAGGGAGGAACTTGAGAAGCGGAGGTACCTGAAAATTTATGGGATAGATATCGAGGACAGAAGTCTGTACCATATCATGATTAACTCGGCTAGGTTTACAGCAGATCAGATTGCTGAAATGATCCTCAGGGCGGTGGAGCTGATATATGATGAAAAGAATGGTTCCTGA
- a CDS encoding M20 family metallo-hydrolase has product MPSSILVDSLNSLDSKRDFVVDTLSRLIEIKALSPENGGNGEWDKAEYVEGLLDFADDVRRYDAEDERAKNGLRPNIVAKIKGKSSRTLWIVTHLDVVPEGDLSLWESDPFKARVEGDRIYGRGAEDNGQAIVSTLLAGMFLAENEPDLSFGMVFVSDEETGSDYGIQHLIKKGIFGKNDLFVVPDAGSPDGSLIEVAEKTILWIRFEIFGKQGHASRPDTSFNASRRAMKMLLELDEILHRRYDYRNELFEPPFSTFEPTRREKNVDNVNTIPGLDVSYMDCRILPDYDVDEVIEFLENFLERKRNEDGYDCRMEVVQKSWSPPTDEDAEIVLKLKKAIMDVRGIKARAIGVGGNTCASFFRRAGFETAVWNTSDETAHQPNEYARISNIIEDAKVFAYLAFER; this is encoded by the coding sequence ATGCCCAGTAGCATTTTGGTTGATTCCCTTAATTCTCTCGACTCGAAAAGAGATTTTGTCGTAGATACTCTCTCAAGGTTAATTGAAATTAAAGCGCTATCTCCTGAAAATGGTGGAAATGGAGAATGGGACAAGGCAGAGTATGTTGAAGGATTGCTGGATTTTGCAGATGATGTCAGGAGATATGATGCCGAAGATGAGAGGGCAAAAAACGGACTGAGACCGAACATAGTGGCTAAAATAAAGGGTAAGAGCAGCAGAACCCTCTGGATCGTAACACATCTTGACGTGGTTCCTGAGGGTGATCTGTCCCTATGGGAAAGCGATCCTTTCAAGGCAAGGGTGGAGGGAGACAGGATTTATGGCAGGGGTGCTGAAGATAATGGACAGGCCATAGTTTCAACCCTGCTTGCAGGAATGTTTCTTGCAGAAAATGAACCTGATCTCAGTTTTGGGATGGTCTTTGTTTCGGATGAAGAGACCGGTAGCGATTACGGTATTCAGCATCTAATTAAAAAAGGTATTTTTGGGAAAAACGATCTTTTTGTTGTCCCTGATGCCGGTAGCCCTGATGGCTCTCTGATAGAAGTGGCTGAGAAAACGATTCTCTGGATCAGGTTTGAGATATTTGGCAAGCAGGGACACGCCTCAAGACCGGACACGTCATTTAACGCAAGCAGAAGGGCCATGAAAATGCTGCTGGAACTTGATGAAATTCTCCATAGGCGGTATGATTACAGAAATGAATTATTTGAACCGCCCTTCTCCACTTTTGAACCTACTCGAAGGGAGAAAAACGTGGATAATGTGAATACCATCCCTGGACTGGACGTGAGTTACATGGATTGCAGGATTCTGCCAGACTATGACGTTGATGAAGTAATTGAGTTTCTGGAAAACTTTCTCGAGAGAAAGAGGAATGAGGATGGGTACGACTGCAGAATGGAAGTTGTTCAGAAATCGTGGTCTCCTCCCACAGATGAAGACGCTGAAATCGTTTTAAAGCTCAAAAAAGCGATAATGGATGTTAGGGGAATCAAAGCGAGGGCAATAGGTGTTGGAGGGAATACCTGCGCCTCGTTCTTCAGGAGAGCTGGTTTTGAAACTGCAGTGTGGAACACGAGTGATGAGACCGCACATCAGCCGAACGAATATGCAAGGATATCGAATATAATTGAGGATGCCAAAGTTTTTGCATATCTTGCTTTTGAGAGGTGA
- the secY gene encoding preprotein translocase subunit SecY, with the protein MVDYVLRALQPYFERIPSVARPTEHVPFNQKLMWTLTILLLYFVLSNVPVFGLDPSSIDIFEQYRALFAGATGSIIALGIGPIVTASIILQLLVGAGIIKLDLTNPDDRAAYQDFQRFLVFVMIAVEALPQILGGFLKPNPLIAEQLGVSLAVVSLLIFIQLFIGGTLIVYMDEVVSKWGIGSGVSLFILAGVAQSIITGLFNWVVPPNSAMPAGIIPRWFWIAQNYGGEALLTADGLRFLLVDGGILALITTAIIIILVVYAEGTRVEIPLAHAAVRGARGRFPIKLIYASVLPMIFVRALQANIQIFGMLMYNRGITIFGEYVGSKPISGLMYVISPVRGPQDWIPSLVKASPYFADLPEWMIILRLLVDASILVAGGILFAIFWVETSGMDARTVANQIARSGMQVPGFRRTPQSLERLLERYIPKVTVLGGAAIGLLTLVANMLGTIGGVGGTSLLLAVSIAYKLYQDLAKEQLTEMHPLVRRMLGEEI; encoded by the coding sequence ATGGTCGACTACGTTCTTAGGGCCTTACAGCCTTATTTTGAGAGGATTCCAAGTGTTGCGAGACCTACAGAGCACGTTCCATTTAATCAGAAGTTGATGTGGACGCTTACGATACTCTTGCTGTATTTCGTTCTATCGAATGTTCCTGTTTTTGGACTGGACCCAAGCTCCATTGATATTTTTGAGCAGTATAGAGCATTGTTTGCTGGAGCAACAGGCTCTATAATTGCTCTCGGTATCGGACCAATCGTTACTGCGAGCATCATATTGCAGCTCCTTGTTGGTGCAGGTATAATCAAACTCGATTTGACCAACCCAGATGACCGAGCAGCATATCAGGACTTTCAGCGATTTCTCGTATTTGTCATGATCGCTGTCGAGGCACTGCCTCAGATTCTGGGTGGCTTTCTCAAGCCCAACCCGCTAATTGCCGAGCAGCTTGGTGTCTCTCTTGCTGTAGTTTCGCTTCTCATATTCATCCAGCTCTTCATAGGCGGCACTCTAATTGTTTACATGGATGAAGTCGTCTCTAAGTGGGGCATAGGAAGCGGTGTCTCGCTGTTCATTCTCGCTGGTGTTGCCCAAAGCATTATCACGGGACTTTTCAACTGGGTTGTCCCACCGAATTCGGCAATGCCCGCAGGTATTATCCCGAGATGGTTCTGGATAGCACAGAACTATGGTGGAGAAGCTTTGCTGACTGCAGATGGACTCAGATTTCTGCTTGTTGATGGTGGGATTCTTGCGCTGATAACTACTGCAATCATCATAATCCTGGTAGTTTATGCGGAGGGAACCAGGGTTGAGATACCTCTTGCTCATGCGGCTGTAAGAGGTGCAAGGGGCAGATTTCCAATAAAACTGATTTATGCCAGCGTTCTGCCGATGATCTTCGTGAGGGCACTGCAGGCCAACATACAGATCTTCGGAATGCTGATGTATAACAGGGGGATAACTATCTTTGGTGAATATGTCGGCAGTAAGCCCATAAGTGGTTTGATGTATGTGATATCCCCCGTAAGAGGTCCCCAGGACTGGATACCATCTCTTGTTAAAGCAAGTCCGTATTTTGCAGACCTGCCCGAGTGGATGATCATTCTCCGACTTCTGGTTGACGCTTCAATACTTGTTGCTGGAGGTATACTTTTTGCTATCTTCTGGGTTGAGACGAGTGGTATGGATGCCAGAACTGTGGCGAATCAGATTGCGAGGAGCGGGATGCAGGTACCGGGCTTCAGAAGAACTCCACAATCGCTTGAAAGACTTCTTGAGAGGTATATCCCCAAGGTTACAGTGCTTGGCGGTGCGGCAATTGGTCTGCTGACTCTTGTCGCCAACATGCTCGGAACAATTGGTGGTGTTGGTGGAACAAGCCTGCTCCTTGCCGTGAGCATTGCATACAAGCTCTATCAGGACCTTGCCAAGGAACAGCTAACTGAGATGCATCCGCTTGTTAGAAGAATGCTTGGTGAAGAGATATGA
- a CDS encoding EMC3/TMCO1 family protein → MKDVLKNFLRALGITIFIGIFISHDFRVALGSVLAPFLDPMYEQLGVLYTVMILAVFTAFYSTLIQKLTVDYSKMKEIQQKVMEFQKEYSDAVKKNNQEKLKRLEKDRDEVMRLQSQLMSMQFDPMFYTVIVTIPIFMWMYKISTLNPIVNVPFAGEIHVGQFYLIFPWWIWWYMFNSIVFGQVVRKVLKVGV, encoded by the coding sequence ATGAAGGACGTTCTCAAAAATTTTTTACGTGCCCTTGGCATAACAATTTTTATTGGTATATTCATAAGCCATGATTTTCGAGTAGCTCTTGGCAGTGTCCTTGCTCCGTTTCTTGATCCCATGTACGAACAGCTTGGAGTTCTCTATACTGTCATGATTCTTGCAGTGTTTACTGCTTTTTACAGCACGCTGATTCAAAAGCTGACAGTGGATTACAGCAAGATGAAAGAAATTCAGCAGAAGGTGATGGAGTTTCAGAAAGAGTACAGTGACGCCGTAAAGAAAAACAATCAGGAGAAGCTTAAAAGGCTTGAGAAAGATAGAGACGAGGTTATGAGACTGCAGTCCCAGCTGATGAGCATGCAGTTTGACCCCATGTTCTATACTGTAATTGTTACGATACCGATTTTCATGTGGATGTACAAGATATCTACCTTGAACCCAATAGTCAATGTGCCCTTTGCAGGAGAAATCCATGTGGGGCAGTTCTATCTGATATTTCCGTGGTGGATCTGGTGGTACATGTTCAACTCAATCGTCTTTGGCCAGGTGGTAAGAAAGGTTCTTAAAGTGGGAGTGTAA
- a CDS encoding DNA polymerase sliding clamp, with protein MIDVIMDGEVLRAVTRAMVALVSEARFHFQEEGLHSRAVDPANVAMVIVDVSRDNLEAYSIDEEKTVGVDVNRIYDIAKGIKKNELVELKVEDEATLKVKFGSVVYSVALIDPSAIRKEPKIPNLDLPAKIVLDAGEFKKAIASADKISDHVVFRSDSTGFYIEAEGDVDRIVFHMSEAELIEFNKAEARSMFSVEYLKEFIKVAGTGDLLTVHLGTNYPVRLVFEVAGGKAKVEYILAPRIEAE; from the coding sequence ATGATTGATGTAATTATGGACGGTGAAGTTCTCAGGGCTGTTACAAGGGCGATGGTGGCTCTTGTCAGTGAGGCGAGATTCCACTTTCAGGAGGAGGGGCTTCATTCACGGGCTGTAGATCCGGCAAACGTTGCGATGGTGATAGTGGACGTTTCAAGGGACAATCTTGAGGCATATTCAATTGATGAAGAAAAAACAGTTGGTGTTGATGTTAACAGGATTTATGACATTGCAAAGGGTATAAAGAAGAACGAACTGGTTGAGCTTAAGGTGGAAGATGAGGCAACACTCAAGGTCAAGTTTGGAAGTGTTGTTTACAGCGTGGCACTCATTGATCCATCGGCAATAAGAAAAGAACCCAAGATACCAAATCTCGATCTGCCAGCCAAGATCGTACTTGATGCCGGAGAGTTCAAAAAGGCAATTGCGTCAGCCGACAAGATAAGCGACCACGTAGTTTTCAGGAGCGATTCGACAGGTTTTTACATTGAGGCTGAGGGTGATGTGGACAGGATAGTCTTTCACATGAGTGAAGCTGAGCTCATTGAATTTAACAAGGCTGAGGCAAGGAGCATGTTCAGTGTGGAATATCTTAAAGAATTCATAAAAGTGGCCGGAACAGGAGATTTGCTTACGGTCCATCTTGGAACGAACTATCCAGTCAGACTCGTCTTTGAGGTTGCTGGAGGAAAGGCGAAGGTCGAGTACATACTCGCACCGAGAATAGAGGCAGAATGA
- a CDS encoding RNA-guided pseudouridylation complex pseudouridine synthase subunit Cbf5, giving the protein MVPDFEDRFYIREEGEPGEHGIYPYHRPMREYITKGLVCIDKPMGPSSHEVVVWIRKILEVEKTGHTGTLDPRVTGVLPVLIENGTKLVKYLQESDKEYITLMHLHADARKEDIERVMKLFVGKIYQRPPLKSAVKKRLRIREIKDIEVLEIDGRDVLFRVLCEAGTYIRKLCIDIGEVLGTGAHMQELRRTRTGIFDESNTYTLHDLLDAYMFWKEDGEEKYLREIIMPMEEAAKTMKKVVIKDTAVDALCHGADLTARGMHYIEKSIKAGDVIALFTLKNELVAIAKTIVSAEEMFRMKKGVVAKTLRVIMERGTYPPYWKGKGAGEI; this is encoded by the coding sequence ATGGTTCCTGATTTTGAGGACAGATTTTATATCAGGGAGGAGGGAGAACCGGGAGAGCATGGAATTTACCCTTACCATCGGCCAATGAGGGAATACATAACGAAAGGACTCGTTTGTATTGACAAGCCAATGGGTCCGAGCAGCCACGAAGTTGTTGTCTGGATAAGAAAAATACTTGAGGTTGAGAAAACGGGGCATACGGGTACGCTGGACCCAAGGGTTACAGGAGTTCTGCCTGTGCTGATCGAAAACGGTACGAAGCTCGTCAAATACCTTCAGGAGTCTGATAAAGAGTACATCACCCTGATGCATTTGCATGCTGACGCAAGAAAGGAGGACATTGAGAGGGTGATGAAGCTTTTTGTCGGGAAGATCTACCAGAGACCCCCTCTGAAATCTGCTGTTAAAAAGAGATTGAGGATTAGAGAAATTAAAGATATCGAAGTTCTCGAAATTGATGGGAGAGATGTGCTTTTCAGGGTGTTGTGTGAGGCAGGAACATATATTCGAAAACTCTGTATCGACATTGGTGAGGTTCTCGGAACCGGGGCGCACATGCAGGAATTGAGAAGAACAAGGACGGGAATATTTGATGAAAGCAATACATATACTCTTCACGACCTCCTTGATGCATACATGTTCTGGAAAGAGGACGGCGAGGAGAAGTACCTCCGGGAAATCATAATGCCCATGGAAGAGGCAGCAAAAACAATGAAGAAGGTAGTGATCAAAGATACTGCCGTGGATGCACTCTGCCATGGAGCAGATCTGACCGCAAGGGGAATGCACTACATCGAAAAGTCAATAAAAGCGGGCGATGTTATCGCTCTCTTCACTCTGAAAAATGAGCTTGTGGCAATAGCAAAAACAATTGTTTCAGCTGAAGAAATGTTCAGGATGAAAAAAGGTGTGGTGGCGAAAACGCTTAGAGTGATCATGGAAAGGGGTACGTATCCTCCATACTGGAAGGGAAAGGGAGCAGGGGAAATTTAA
- a CDS encoding mRNA surveillance protein pelota encodes MKIVEESLKGDQGEIKLIPESVEDLWHLKYIIEPGDVVFSLTKRASESSDKLRSDKQMVTVRLGIRVEKVEFHKFANRLRISGVIVAGIDESGHHTLNIIPGKELSIIKERWKDEQIERIKAAVESSNRPDIAILTIEEGDAVLGVLRQWGVEEVAGISKSYGKDRGDSRKEFFGDVYAMLKNVDFNYLIVAGPGFAKEDFYRFLKDKDPGMAEKAILSDASAIGMRGFVEVVRRGVVERIAGELRIARDAEYLEKLLEEISKDGKAVYGIEEVRKAYEYGALEILLVADEFLREEREKWDIDSFLRDVENMNGKVVIMSSEFEPGKQLMALGGIAGLLRFKI; translated from the coding sequence ATGAAAATCGTAGAAGAAAGTCTGAAGGGTGACCAGGGGGAAATAAAGCTAATTCCTGAATCTGTTGAGGATCTCTGGCATCTGAAATACATAATTGAACCTGGGGATGTGGTTTTCTCTCTCACCAAACGTGCGAGTGAAAGCTCAGATAAGCTAAGGAGTGATAAGCAGATGGTGACAGTGAGGCTGGGTATAAGGGTGGAAAAGGTGGAATTTCACAAGTTCGCCAACAGGCTGAGAATTTCGGGTGTGATAGTAGCGGGAATTGATGAATCAGGACATCACACCCTGAATATCATTCCGGGTAAGGAACTGAGCATAATTAAGGAGCGATGGAAGGATGAGCAGATTGAGAGGATAAAAGCGGCAGTTGAAAGCTCGAACCGGCCGGACATAGCCATACTTACGATAGAAGAAGGGGATGCTGTACTGGGTGTTTTGAGGCAGTGGGGCGTTGAAGAGGTAGCGGGAATTTCAAAGAGCTATGGCAAGGACAGAGGGGATTCCAGGAAGGAGTTTTTTGGAGATGTGTATGCCATGCTTAAAAACGTTGATTTCAACTATCTAATTGTTGCAGGTCCAGGATTTGCCAAGGAGGACTTCTACAGGTTTTTAAAGGATAAAGATCCAGGAATGGCTGAAAAAGCGATTCTTTCAGATGCTTCAGCCATAGGAATGAGGGGCTTTGTTGAGGTTGTCAGGAGAGGAGTTGTGGAGAGAATTGCCGGAGAACTCAGAATTGCAAGGGATGCAGAATACCTAGAAAAGCTCCTTGAGGAAATTTCGAAGGATGGAAAGGCCGTGTACGGCATTGAGGAAGTCAGGAAGGCATACGAATATGGGGCGCTGGAGATTCTTCTCGTTGCGGACGAGTTTCTTAGAGAGGAAAGGGAAAAATGGGACATTGACAGCTTTCTGAGAGATGTGGAGAACATGAACGGCAAGGTAGTCATAATGAGTAGCGAATTTGAGCCGGGGAAGCAGCTGATGGCTCTTGGTGGGATCGCCGGACTGCTGAGGTTCAAAATTTAG
- the fbp gene encoding fructose-1,6-bisphosphate aldolase/phosphatase, with translation MSKITVSLIKADVGGLPGHVTVADEHIEKAQENLSIAKDSGLIIDFRVFRAGDDLELVMTHKKGVDSEEIHKLAWDTFEKATEIAKELKLYGAGQDLLSDAFSGNVRGMGPGVAEMEFTERGAEPVIAFMMDKTEPGAFNLPIFRMFADPFNTAGLVIDPNLHNGFVFEIWDIYEHKRVLMNSPEEMYDILALIGAKSRFVIKRVFPKEGGKLPADEPVAVISTEKLYQIAGEYVGKDDPVALVRAQSGLPAVGEVLEPFAFPHLVSGWMRGSHNGPLMPVPFHYSKCTRFDGPPRVIAAGFQLANGRLVGPVDLFDDPAYDYTRQKAVEIAEYMRRHGPFEPHRLPMEDMEYTTLPKVMDRLKDRFESIE, from the coding sequence ATGAGCAAAATTACAGTGAGTCTAATCAAAGCAGATGTCGGTGGATTGCCCGGACATGTTACTGTAGCTGACGAGCATATCGAAAAAGCCCAGGAAAACCTGTCCATCGCAAAAGATAGCGGGCTGATAATAGACTTCAGAGTATTCAGAGCGGGAGACGATCTCGAGCTCGTGATGACCCACAAAAAGGGTGTGGACAGCGAAGAGATTCACAAGCTCGCCTGGGATACCTTTGAAAAAGCAACCGAAATAGCAAAGGAACTCAAGCTCTATGGTGCGGGTCAGGACCTTTTGAGCGATGCTTTTTCCGGCAACGTGAGAGGAATGGGGCCGGGAGTTGCGGAGATGGAGTTCACCGAAAGAGGGGCTGAACCGGTAATTGCGTTCATGATGGATAAAACAGAGCCAGGAGCATTCAACCTGCCAATCTTCAGGATGTTTGCCGATCCGTTCAATACAGCGGGCCTTGTCATTGATCCAAACCTCCATAACGGCTTTGTTTTCGAAATATGGGACATCTATGAGCATAAGAGAGTTCTAATGAACAGTCCTGAGGAAATGTATGACATTCTCGCGCTTATAGGTGCTAAATCAAGGTTTGTCATCAAGAGAGTATTTCCAAAAGAGGGTGGAAAGCTTCCGGCAGATGAGCCTGTTGCGGTCATCAGCACAGAGAAGCTCTACCAGATCGCCGGGGAGTATGTGGGCAAGGATGATCCAGTTGCCCTCGTAAGAGCGCAGAGCGGGCTACCTGCAGTTGGAGAGGTGCTGGAGCCGTTCGCATTCCCGCATCTCGTAAGCGGGTGGATGCGCGGCTCCCACAATGGCCCGTTAATGCCGGTGCCGTTCCACTACTCCAAATGCACCAGGTTTGACGGTCCTCCAAGGGTTATAGCTGCAGGATTCCAGCTTGCCAACGGAAGGCTCGTCGGGCCTGTGGATCTGTTCGACGATCCGGCTTACGACTACACCAGACAGAAGGCTGTTGAGATTGCCGAGTACATGAGGAGGCACGGCCCGTTCGAGCCGCACAGACTGCCAATGGAGGATATGGAATACACCACGCTGCCAAAGGTCATGGACAGGCTGAAGGATAGATTTGAAAGCATAGAATAG
- a CDS encoding ArsR family transcriptional regulator produces the protein MSVERLFLHEKAVDIIVKIYEAEKNGELAYPLSISREVGSPYSYISKVLGIFEDNALVESEFEGRIRKVKLTDDGKKVAELLIQLKGLLNRDFVARKKLKIIEDVFMSLDGHRGEKALRILLPLKAELERVESNDREVIERVEELRKRIEEIINAQ, from the coding sequence ATGAGTGTTGAGAGACTGTTTCTGCACGAGAAGGCTGTGGATATCATAGTGAAGATCTACGAGGCGGAGAAAAACGGAGAACTGGCTTACCCGCTCAGTATCTCCAGAGAGGTTGGCTCGCCTTACAGCTACATTTCCAAGGTTCTGGGAATTTTTGAAGATAATGCACTTGTGGAAAGTGAATTCGAAGGGCGTATCAGGAAGGTAAAGCTGACAGATGATGGCAAAAAAGTTGCAGAGCTTTTGATTCAGCTGAAGGGTTTACTCAACAGAGATTTTGTTGCAAGAAAAAAATTGAAAATTATTGAAGATGTTTTTATGAGTCTCGACGGTCACAGAGGTGAAAAAGCCCTGAGGATACTCTTACCCCTGAAAGCCGAACTTGAGAGGGTTGAGAGCAATGACAGAGAGGTAATCGAAAGGGTTGAAGAGCTGAGAAAGAGAATTGAGGAGATCATAAATGCCCAGTAG